A portion of the Melanotaenia boesemani isolate fMelBoe1 chromosome 2, fMelBoe1.pri, whole genome shotgun sequence genome contains these proteins:
- the si:dkey-16l2.16 gene encoding ras-related protein Rab-35 isoform X1: MRLFLLENSIVAIQMAGKDYNHLFKLLIIGDSNVGKSSLLLRFADNSFSGSYITTIGVDFKIRTVDMDGERVKLQIWDTAGQERFRTITSTYYRNTHGVIIVYDVTNPESFVNVKRWLNEISQNCDNVCKILVGNKNDDPSRKKVDTQDAVQFGESVGVRVFETSAKENINVEEMFMAFTRMVLRAKKQSQNRAERERDREKDTVNINAQRDRDRRKRGKKCC; this comes from the exons ATGAGACTGTTTTTACTGGAAAATTCAATAGTGGCCATTCAAATGGCAGGAAAAGATTACAATCATCTCTTTAAGCTGCTCATCATTGGAGACTCCA ATGTGGGGAAAAGCAGCCTCCTGCTTCGCTTTGCAGACAACTCCTTCTCTG GCAGCTACATCACCACCATCGGCGTGGACTTTAAGATCCGGACGGTGGACATGGACGGGGAGCGGGTGAAGCTGCAGATTTGGGACACAGCGGGGCAGGAGAGGTTCAGAACCATCACCTCAAC GTACTACAGAAACACTCACGGAGTCATTATTGTTTACGATGTGACCAATCCAGAGTCCTTTGTGAATGTGAAGAGGTGGTTAAATGAAATCTCCCAGAACTGTGACAACGTCTGCAAGATCCTGG TGGGAAACAAGAATGATGATCCCTCCAGGAAAAAGGTGGATACCCAGGACGCTGTGCAGTTTGGGGAGTCGGTGGGTGTTCGCGTCTTCGAGACGAGTGCCAAAGAGAACATAAACGTAGAAGAG ATGTTCATGGCCTTCACTCGCATGGTGCTCCGGGCCAAGAAGCAGAGCCAGAACCGAGCCGAGAGGGAACGGGACCGGGAGAAGGACACCGTCAACATCAACGCTCAGAGAGACCGTGACCGCAGGAAGAGAGGGAAGAAATGCTGCTGA
- the si:dkey-16l2.16 gene encoding ras-related protein Rab-35 isoform X2, with protein MHVTLDVGKSSLLLRFADNSFSGSYITTIGVDFKIRTVDMDGERVKLQIWDTAGQERFRTITSTYYRNTHGVIIVYDVTNPESFVNVKRWLNEISQNCDNVCKILVGNKNDDPSRKKVDTQDAVQFGESVGVRVFETSAKENINVEEMFMAFTRMVLRAKKQSQNRAERERDREKDTVNINAQRDRDRRKRGKKCC; from the exons atgcatgttacgTTAG ATGTGGGGAAAAGCAGCCTCCTGCTTCGCTTTGCAGACAACTCCTTCTCTG GCAGCTACATCACCACCATCGGCGTGGACTTTAAGATCCGGACGGTGGACATGGACGGGGAGCGGGTGAAGCTGCAGATTTGGGACACAGCGGGGCAGGAGAGGTTCAGAACCATCACCTCAAC GTACTACAGAAACACTCACGGAGTCATTATTGTTTACGATGTGACCAATCCAGAGTCCTTTGTGAATGTGAAGAGGTGGTTAAATGAAATCTCCCAGAACTGTGACAACGTCTGCAAGATCCTGG TGGGAAACAAGAATGATGATCCCTCCAGGAAAAAGGTGGATACCCAGGACGCTGTGCAGTTTGGGGAGTCGGTGGGTGTTCGCGTCTTCGAGACGAGTGCCAAAGAGAACATAAACGTAGAAGAG ATGTTCATGGCCTTCACTCGCATGGTGCTCCGGGCCAAGAAGCAGAGCCAGAACCGAGCCGAGAGGGAACGGGACCGGGAGAAGGACACCGTCAACATCAACGCTCAGAGAGACCGTGACCGCAGGAAGAGAGGGAAGAAATGCTGCTGA